In Plasmodium reichenowi strain SY57 chromosome Unknown, whole genome shotgun sequence, the sequence atatgtatatgtttgtatctatttaaaaaacatattctacaaaaacaataatatttgaACCTTTGACCAAGTCATTTAATTTCCCTGGAGGGGAATTCATCAATACGTGtcttataaaatttttcttttcatttaaCATGTTATTCATCgtattatgattatttcgtctttttaaataatattatattcaaatatttttaagcaacataatataaacacaATTGTAATTACTTTATAATATAggattattattaaaacaaaaaattatatatatatatatatatatatatatatatatataaacgcattatttatatatgaaaaaaaaaaagctaaatttattaaaatatttataactttatatatatccacAATAATTAAATGTCTGAAGTACATGTACCttattcaaataaaatatatatatatttatatatatatatatatatatataatatcatattctttattattcatttgtAAGTATGCacaaaaatgtatatataaaattctaaacaaatattaattcatacaaatatttttataatcatCCGTAATGCTTAAAAA encodes:
- a CDS encoding F-actin-capping protein subunit alpha, putative translates to MNNMLNEKKNFIRHVLMNSPPGKLNDLVK